The proteins below are encoded in one region of Candidatus Zixiibacteriota bacterium:
- a CDS encoding fructose-bisphosphatase class II, producing MDKSLGFNIADERLSYDGYQDTQSFNEDQIIEFNHRHKAVLANYDLTLNACDIVTLCEEINYKSNLGALRNRQLRQSVILSAALSAVAVGLHGRGSLCNVPKELITKELTNNLKRANDRTAAQIMSEVLQTTTETLPIGEEVLIESTITEGARAKPGKEPGGNPTIAVGAVFGKEHHRAQYGLTMPRNVTLLSMGSDVVEGTTKSVKGLHSSMTALFVTESGVKRHLPDIYVQRWGSGNYFKEFNPRELDTSEITDIISQSYGFSDKSKLSAFFLDRARHQPMISQLHLEGITTPMDKDGDLLPAVFLGLNGLRFPDGHGLHSMIGEIGGSAEWAIGVLPLVWRGGQMIGMLTSQTALTNSKLTPDERWKERFHFTEEEFLTIQDARFERKPYFTVADIVEDPFAGGLSAFGAITDNYYIPMVKGVEAKSDKKTINVNVITVNSLGIVECWLMRFKANQNIDYTIDLMCSPKEKLDDLTGKELEKAIGKMLDDERMRERFRIFFTNEYYPALIPARDKMLLLKNTIRSLIERSALQEKNEEIVEVTQRLANDWFINSD from the coding sequence ATGGACAAAAGCCTGGGATTTAATATCGCGGATGAACGGTTGTCGTATGACGGCTATCAGGATACCCAATCATTTAACGAAGATCAAATCATTGAATTTAATCATCGCCATAAAGCCGTTTTGGCCAATTATGATTTGACGCTCAATGCCTGTGACATCGTCACTCTCTGCGAAGAAATTAATTATAAGTCCAATCTCGGTGCGCTTCGTAATCGGCAATTGCGGCAATCGGTAATTTTATCAGCGGCGTTGTCAGCCGTGGCCGTTGGGCTGCATGGGCGAGGCAGTTTGTGTAACGTACCAAAAGAGCTTATCACCAAAGAACTCACCAATAATCTTAAGCGTGCCAACGACCGAACGGCGGCGCAAATCATGTCGGAAGTACTCCAGACAACGACCGAGACTTTGCCAATCGGTGAGGAAGTATTGATTGAATCGACCATCACCGAAGGCGCCCGCGCCAAGCCGGGAAAAGAGCCGGGCGGTAATCCGACTATCGCCGTTGGGGCGGTCTTTGGAAAAGAACACCATCGCGCCCAATACGGCTTGACCATGCCGCGAAACGTTACTCTTCTTTCGATGGGAAGCGACGTTGTCGAAGGTACGACCAAATCGGTCAAGGGGCTCCATTCCAGTATGACGGCTCTGTTCGTAACCGAATCAGGAGTCAAGCGGCATTTGCCGGATATTTATGTTCAACGATGGGGTTCTGGAAATTATTTTAAGGAATTCAATCCACGGGAACTGGATACTTCCGAGATTACCGATATCATTTCACAGTCATACGGTTTTTCCGACAAAAGCAAATTAAGCGCTTTCTTTCTCGACCGGGCTCGGCATCAGCCAATGATTAGTCAACTGCACCTGGAGGGGATTACCACTCCAATGGACAAAGACGGTGACTTACTACCGGCAGTGTTTCTCGGTCTGAATGGTTTGCGATTCCCCGATGGCCACGGATTACATTCAATGATAGGCGAAATTGGTGGATCGGCAGAATGGGCTATCGGTGTACTGCCATTGGTCTGGCGGGGCGGCCAGATGATCGGGATGCTGACGAGCCAGACGGCATTAACAAATTCCAAGCTTACCCCAGATGAACGCTGGAAGGAAAGATTCCATTTTACCGAAGAGGAATTCCTGACAATTCAGGACGCTCGTTTTGAACGAAAGCCGTATTTTACCGTTGCCGACATCGTCGAAGATCCGTTTGCCGGAGGCCTCAGCGCTTTTGGGGCCATCACCGATAATTATTATATCCCGATGGTCAAAGGGGTCGAGGCCAAGTCCGATAAAAAAACAATCAATGTCAATGTTATAACCGTCAATTCGCTGGGCATTGTGGAATGCTGGCTGATGCGGTTTAAGGCCAATCAGAATATAGATTACACGATCGATTTAATGTGCTCCCCCAAAGAAAAACTCGATGACCTTACCGGTAAAGAGTTGGAAAAAGCGATTGGGAAGATGCTCGATGACGAGCGGATGAGAGAAAGATTCCGGATATTTTTCACCAATGAGTATTACCCGGCATTGATTCCCGCCAGAGATAAGATGCTTCTTTTGAAAAATACAATTCGTAGCCTCATTGAGCGGTCGGCTCTTCAGGAAAAAAACGAAGAAATAGTCGAAGTTACTCAGAGACTCGCTAACGACTGGTTTATCAATTCCGATTAA
- a CDS encoding glycine/sarcosine/betaine reductase selenoprotein B family protein translates to MNKKTTKPESFEDFKNSFSYGSRTDLNFKFLSNLTPELAADFFQQLLWKIGDSFDDKDFDGIIEHVTEWQMKAYDSKGKWQYDDKPFARPAKPVSQMKLTLLTSTGHFARGDDPEPLGRKNMTQEEAIKTIGETIKLQPELSKIPFDISEKDIMVRHAGYDIRGARANSNVCFPYKLLNRLHNESVIGSLSQYAYSFVGACSQLLLNQKSVPEWTKAFQDEEIEAVIIIPV, encoded by the coding sequence ATGAATAAGAAAACAACAAAACCGGAATCATTTGAGGATTTTAAAAATTCATTCAGCTATGGATCGCGTACTGATTTGAATTTCAAATTTCTATCCAATCTCACCCCGGAATTGGCGGCTGATTTCTTTCAACAGTTGCTCTGGAAAATCGGCGATTCGTTTGATGATAAAGATTTTGATGGGATCATTGAGCATGTGACCGAATGGCAAATGAAGGCTTATGACTCAAAAGGCAAATGGCAGTATGACGATAAACCATTTGCTCGCCCCGCCAAACCGGTATCACAAATGAAACTGACCCTCCTCACCTCCACCGGTCATTTTGCCAGAGGCGACGATCCCGAACCGCTGGGACGCAAGAATATGACTCAGGAAGAAGCGATAAAAACCATAGGCGAAACAATCAAGCTCCAGCCCGAATTATCTAAGATTCCTTTTGATATATCAGAAAAAGATATCATGGTTCGCCATGCGGGTTATGATATTCGGGGAGCGCGAGCCAATAGTAATGTTTGCTTTCCGTATAAACTATTAAATAGACTACATAACGAAAGTGTTATCGGTTCCCTGAGTCAATACGCTTATTCCTTTGTGGGAGCCTGCTCGCAATTATTATTGAATCAAAAATCCGTTCCCGAATGGACGAAAGCATTTCAGGATGAAGAAATTGAGGCGGTTATCATAATCCCCGTCTGA
- a CDS encoding CDP-alcohol phosphatidyltransferase family protein, with protein sequence MTDNIEFKHIFLPSNLMSITRIILAPIIILIMISDSHNADRIALLVLIIAGITDFLDGFLARKLNQVTKLGLILDPLADKILAIFLIVALVVIRDFPLWLVLLVIGRDILIVLAGLFVMGKRDAVPASDIIGKYYFGALAHLMGSYMVSFSFGQSLMFTFTLIFFVFSTINYATAFITFVKHGKPYYLFKGRVVVFIVRALAIVLLPIFYYKLIIFLFL encoded by the coding sequence ATGACTGATAATATTGAATTTAAGCATATTTTCCTGCCCTCGAATTTGATGTCAATCACTCGCATAATTCTGGCCCCGATAATTATTCTGATAATGATTTCAGATTCACATAATGCCGATCGAATCGCACTATTAGTTTTAATTATAGCGGGAATCACTGATTTTCTTGATGGCTTTCTGGCCCGCAAACTAAATCAGGTAACAAAGCTGGGGTTAATTCTCGATCCTCTGGCCGATAAAATTCTCGCGATTTTTCTAATTGTCGCGTTGGTAGTAATCCGTGATTTTCCGCTATGGTTAGTGCTTTTGGTTATTGGACGTGATATTTTAATTGTGCTGGCCGGGTTGTTTGTGATGGGTAAACGGGATGCTGTTCCCGCTTCGGATATTATTGGGAAATACTATTTTGGCGCCCTGGCCCATCTAATGGGCAGTTATATGGTTTCGTTTTCGTTCGGTCAATCGTTGATGTTTACTTTCACGCTGATCTTCTTTGTTTTTTCGACAATCAATTACGCTACGGCCTTTATTACTTTTGTAAAACATGGAAAGCCTTACTATTTGTTCAAAGGACGAGTCGTAGTTTTTATTGTGCGAGCATTGGCGATTGTCCTTTTGCCGATTTTTTACTACAAATTGATTATTTTCCTGTTTTTGTAG
- a CDS encoding S41 family peptidase has protein sequence MRRTFFLSFLFLILLAFSYSEIIRADQNSASGKIGYYRFPAIHGETIVFVAEGDVWKVNVNGGAARRLTTHPDQETHPVISHDGKIIAFTARYEGPADVYIMPINGGLPQRLTSNSRASYVQGWSPDGKILYSTGSYSTLPNTQLVSLNPASAKFEIIPLSQAAQGTYNSSGGTLYFTRLPFQGSYTKRYRGGSAQNIWKFENGSEEAVNLTDDYTGTNSSPMYYDGRIYFLTDRDGIMNVWSMDEGGSDKKQHTFQTSFDAKSPSLSKGKIVYQAGADLYLYDFIDDTEKKLDIHLSSDFDHLREKWIKEPFTYLTSTHLSADNDKIVLTSRGRIFVAPVEKGRLIEATHEDGIRYRDTRFLPGTDSLIALSDASGEMEFWQIPGNGIGNPKQLTDNGKILRFDGIPSPDGKYLAYTDKNQKLWLYDINDNSHTVIDTSEIYGISNAYWAPDNRWLAYCKNVGAGLFQIIVYDLKDKTKIALTSERYEDFSPVWSPDGKWLYFLSDRNFQPITGSPWGSRQPFTALDKMTKIFMIPLLKDQVSPFKPENELSPKKEEKNDKDNKDDDEEKEKLVISIDADGIASRLLDVPVPAGNYFSLSANDEQFFWLSRALHDNKNKLQTIEIKNKDAEVKTLLSGVNSYELSQDGKKLLVKKGDAFYVIDAKTSAPSELSKSKVDLSDWTFTVDPKREWRQMFIDAWRLERDYFYDPGMHQVDWEGILKKYLPLVDRITDRSELSDLIGEMVGELSALHIYVSGGDFRKGDDDIKTASLGALLMRDEKQDGFRVEYIYQSDPDEPHTGSPLNAPGVDVNKGDIIIEVNGVSALSVPQLEMLLRGQVGNQVRIKVKSTDKGDSRDVIVKPISTRTARNLRYIDWEYSRRLKVEEDSDDDIGYVHLRNMGTSSYTYWVRDFYASLHKKGLIVDVRNNTGGNTDSWILSSLIRKPWVYWKSRTGRPYPNMQSSFGGHIVVLCNEWTASDGELFCEGIRQLEIGKVIGVRTWGGEIWLSFNNRMVDRGIASAAQSGVYNDDSEWVIEGHGFEPDIILDNPPHETFMGKDAQLEAAIEYLKEQIRQHPVEIPTPPPYPDKSFRKK, from the coding sequence ATGAGGCGGACCTTCTTTTTATCCTTTCTTTTTTTAATTCTGTTAGCCTTTTCTTATTCAGAGATAATCCGGGCCGATCAAAACAGCGCATCGGGAAAGATCGGATATTATCGTTTTCCGGCTATCCATGGTGAAACTATTGTCTTTGTCGCCGAAGGTGATGTATGGAAAGTAAACGTTAACGGCGGCGCGGCGCGGAGATTAACTACTCATCCCGATCAGGAAACGCATCCGGTAATTTCGCATGACGGTAAAATTATCGCGTTCACGGCTCGTTATGAAGGCCCCGCGGATGTTTATATCATGCCGATAAACGGCGGACTTCCGCAACGGTTGACCAGCAACAGCCGCGCTTCATACGTGCAGGGATGGTCGCCGGACGGAAAAATTCTGTATTCGACCGGTTCCTATTCGACTCTTCCCAATACTCAGTTAGTTAGTTTGAATCCCGCCAGTGCGAAATTTGAAATCATTCCGCTTAGCCAGGCGGCCCAGGGAACCTATAATTCTTCGGGCGGCACTCTATATTTCACGCGATTGCCGTTTCAGGGAAGTTATACCAAACGTTATCGCGGCGGCTCAGCGCAGAATATCTGGAAATTCGAAAACGGCTCCGAGGAGGCGGTTAATCTAACTGACGATTATACCGGCACAAATAGTTCGCCGATGTATTATGATGGCCGCATATATTTTCTGACTGATCGCGACGGTATTATGAATGTCTGGTCGATGGACGAAGGCGGAAGCGATAAAAAGCAGCATACTTTTCAAACCAGTTTCGACGCCAAGTCACCGTCATTATCAAAAGGGAAAATAGTATATCAGGCCGGGGCCGATTTGTATCTGTATGATTTCATCGACGACACCGAAAAAAAACTCGATATTCATCTTTCATCCGATTTCGATCACCTGCGGGAAAAATGGATTAAAGAACCGTTTACCTATTTGACCAGTACGCATTTGTCGGCAGACAACGATAAAATTGTGCTGACATCAAGAGGGCGGATTTTTGTCGCGCCGGTCGAGAAGGGTCGCTTGATTGAAGCCACTCACGAAGACGGTATCCGTTATCGCGATACCCGCTTCCTGCCTGGTACCGATTCATTGATTGCTTTATCCGACGCCTCAGGCGAGATGGAATTCTGGCAAATTCCGGGCAATGGAATCGGAAATCCGAAACAGCTTACGGATAACGGAAAAATATTACGGTTTGACGGAATTCCATCCCCGGATGGGAAGTATCTGGCCTACACCGATAAAAATCAAAAACTCTGGCTGTATGATATCAATGATAACTCGCATACGGTTATTGATACCTCGGAAATATACGGCATCTCAAACGCTTACTGGGCTCCGGATAATCGCTGGCTGGCTTACTGCAAGAATGTTGGCGCAGGCCTTTTCCAGATTATCGTCTATGACCTCAAGGATAAAACCAAAATCGCGTTGACGTCCGAACGATATGAAGATTTCAGTCCGGTCTGGAGCCCTGATGGTAAATGGCTTTATTTCCTGTCTGATCGGAATTTCCAACCCATCACCGGCAGTCCCTGGGGCTCTCGTCAGCCCTTTACAGCTTTGGATAAAATGACCAAAATCTTTATGATTCCCCTTCTGAAAGATCAAGTATCCCCCTTCAAACCGGAAAACGAATTATCCCCCAAAAAAGAGGAAAAAAATGACAAGGATAACAAGGATGATGACGAGGAGAAGGAAAAATTAGTTATCTCGATTGATGCCGATGGCATTGCCTCGCGCCTGCTGGATGTCCCCGTCCCGGCGGGAAATTATTTTTCACTAAGCGCGAACGACGAGCAGTTTTTCTGGTTGTCCCGTGCCCTGCATGACAATAAAAATAAACTCCAGACTATTGAGATAAAAAACAAAGATGCCGAAGTAAAAACTTTGTTATCCGGGGTTAACAGTTATGAATTGTCGCAGGACGGTAAAAAATTACTGGTTAAAAAAGGCGACGCTTTTTATGTCATCGATGCCAAAACATCGGCCCCATCTGAGTTGTCAAAAAGCAAAGTTGATCTAAGCGATTGGACGTTTACCGTCGATCCCAAACGGGAATGGCGCCAGATGTTTATCGACGCCTGGCGGTTGGAGCGCGATTATTTCTACGATCCCGGAATGCATCAAGTAGATTGGGAAGGCATCCTAAAGAAATATCTTCCCCTTGTAGATCGTATCACCGACCGCAGTGAACTTTCCGATCTCATCGGAGAAATGGTTGGAGAATTATCGGCCCTCCATATTTATGTCTCTGGCGGTGATTTCCGCAAAGGCGATGATGATATCAAAACCGCCTCGCTGGGAGCGCTTTTGATGCGGGATGAAAAGCAGGACGGTTTCCGAGTTGAATATATTTATCAATCCGATCCCGACGAGCCTCATACCGGCAGCCCCCTAAATGCTCCGGGTGTTGATGTCAATAAAGGAGATATAATCATCGAAGTTAATGGCGTATCAGCCCTTTCAGTTCCTCAACTGGAGATGCTGCTTCGTGGTCAAGTTGGGAATCAGGTTCGCATAAAAGTCAAATCTACCGATAAGGGCGACAGTCGTGATGTTATCGTAAAACCGATTTCGACCAGAACGGCTCGCAATCTCAGGTATATAGACTGGGAATATTCGCGGCGTCTGAAAGTCGAGGAAGACAGCGATGATGACATCGGATATGTGCATCTTAGAAATATGGGAACCAGCAGTTATACCTACTGGGTGCGCGATTTTTATGCGTCTCTCCATAAAAAAGGACTCATTGTCGATGTACGCAATAATACCGGCGGGAATACCGATAGTTGGATTTTATCATCATTAATTCGCAAACCGTGGGTTTATTGGAAATCGAGAACTGGTCGGCCATACCCCAATATGCAAAGTTCTTTCGGTGGTCATATTGTGGTGCTGTGTAATGAGTGGACGGCCTCCGACGGCGAGCTGTTCTGTGAAGGAATCAGACAGCTCGAAATCGGCAAAGTCATCGGGGTCCGAACCTGGGGCGGCGAAATCTGGCTATCATTTAACAATCGCATGGTGGACCGGGGTATCGCGTCAGCAGCTCAGTCCGGTGTTTATAACGACGATAGCGAATGGGTTATTGAAGGACACGGATTTGAACCGGATATAATTTTGGATAATCCGCCGCATGAAACGTTTATGGGCAAAGATGCCCAACTGGAAGCGGCTATCGAATATCTGAAAGAACAAATTAGACAGCATCCGGTTGAGATTCCCACACCTCCGCCATACCCGGATAAATCATTCAGGAAGAAATAA
- a CDS encoding HD domain-containing phosphohydrolase — protein MAEMVQIDSKELMPINLSSLRIDSTLDFNLYIEMEQEFVLFRAPSLPFTEKTRKTLLDNGVERLYVPQEDKKSYHRYIERHLSNIINDDTITEDSKSAIIYDSAKMVVKDLLEKPSLPENLQRSLALVESTTLHLLKTESSFQTMLKVMSFNYTTYTHSVNVCTIALALARKMGIRDNQNLHHLGIGALLHDIGKSKISAKILDKKGPLDTSEMEIIKRHPQYGFELIINSEIIPHESHYPILQHHEREDGSGYPHNLISKEIHRFSKIVAIADVFDAMTTQRSYRNAKDAYPALTEMYDTIHTFDKEMLVTLTNLLGAGSN, from the coding sequence ATGGCCGAAATGGTTCAAATCGACAGCAAGGAATTAATGCCGATTAATCTAAGCTCTCTTCGCATTGACAGTACGCTTGATTTCAATCTATACATAGAGATGGAACAGGAGTTTGTATTATTTCGCGCGCCAAGTCTCCCATTTACCGAAAAAACTCGAAAGACATTATTGGATAATGGGGTTGAACGGCTATATGTGCCCCAGGAGGACAAAAAATCTTACCACAGGTATATTGAACGTCATTTGAGCAACATAATAAACGATGATACCATCACTGAGGATTCAAAATCCGCGATTATTTACGATAGCGCTAAGATGGTTGTCAAGGATTTGCTTGAGAAACCATCATTACCGGAAAATCTCCAGCGCAGTCTGGCTTTGGTGGAATCGACAACGCTACACCTGCTAAAAACCGAGAGTTCCTTTCAGACTATGCTGAAAGTCATGTCCTTTAATTATACTACATATACGCATTCGGTAAATGTATGCACTATCGCGCTTGCCCTGGCCAGAAAAATGGGGATTCGGGATAATCAAAACCTTCACCATCTGGGAATCGGCGCATTATTACATGATATTGGAAAATCGAAAATTTCCGCAAAAATACTGGACAAGAAAGGTCCGTTGGATACTTCTGAAATGGAAATTATAAAACGCCACCCTCAATACGGATTTGAATTAATCATTAATTCGGAAATTATTCCCCACGAGTCGCATTATCCAATCTTGCAGCATCATGAGCGTGAAGACGGGAGCGGATATCCTCATAATTTGATTTCTAAAGAAATTCATAGATTCAGTAAAATCGTGGCTATCGCCGATGTTTTTGACGCCATGACGACTCAGCGATCATATCGAAACGCAAAAGACGCTTATCCTGCCCTCACGGAAATGTATGATACTATTCATACTTTCGATAAAGAAATGTTGGTGACGCTGACAAATCTTCTGGGTGCAGGCTCAAATTAA
- a CDS encoding bifunctional methionine sulfoxide reductase B/A protein: MADEIKNKKYNDLTPAETAVIIHKGTERPFSGELYDHWKAGTYVCKRCDAPLYKSEDKFDAHCGWPSFDDEIKGAVKHQTDADGRRTEILCANCDAHLGHLFLGEGFTDKNARHCVNSISMKFIPEEKPERYQKAYIAGGCFWGVEYYLQKTGGVISTTVGYIGGRTENPSYKEVCYENTGHAEAVEVVFDPSLVSYEDLAKLFFEIHDPTQIDRQGPDIGKQYRSAIFYTDEKQKQISEKLICILKDKGYKVATELTPVGTFWKAEDYHQDYYSNKKGQPYCHAYQKKF; this comes from the coding sequence ATGGCTGATGAAATTAAGAATAAAAAATATAATGATCTTACTCCCGCAGAAACGGCGGTAATTATTCACAAAGGAACCGAGCGTCCCTTCAGCGGTGAATTATATGATCATTGGAAAGCAGGAACTTACGTTTGTAAACGCTGCGACGCTCCGCTTTATAAATCCGAAGATAAGTTTGATGCCCATTGTGGTTGGCCCAGCTTCGATGATGAGATAAAAGGCGCCGTGAAACATCAAACCGATGCCGATGGTAGAAGAACTGAAATCCTTTGTGCAAACTGTGACGCTCATCTCGGACATCTGTTTTTGGGCGAAGGTTTCACCGATAAAAATGCGCGGCATTGTGTCAATTCCATTTCCATGAAGTTTATCCCCGAAGAAAAACCTGAAAGATATCAAAAAGCGTATATCGCAGGCGGTTGTTTCTGGGGTGTTGAATATTATTTGCAAAAGACCGGCGGGGTAATTTCAACTACGGTTGGTTATATAGGGGGCCGCACTGAAAACCCATCTTATAAAGAAGTTTGTTACGAAAACACGGGCCATGCCGAGGCGGTTGAAGTCGTCTTTGATCCCAGCCTTGTTAGTTATGAAGATCTCGCAAAATTATTTTTTGAAATTCATGATCCTACTCAAATTGATCGCCAGGGACCCGATATCGGAAAACAATACCGCTCAGCCATCTTCTATACCGATGAAAAACAAAAACAAATTTCTGAAAAACTTATCTGTATTCTTAAAGATAAGGGTTACAAAGTCGCAACCGAATTAACTCCCGTCGGTACTTTCTGGAAGGCGGAAGATTATCATCAGGATTATTATTCCAACAAAAAGGGCCAGCCTTATTGCCACGCGTATCAGAAGAAATTTTAA